In one Streptomyces sp. T12 genomic region, the following are encoded:
- a CDS encoding SchA/CurD-like domain-containing protein, with protein sequence MTTSPYTSQSAFDGSRMRVILLVDLHEGAQQEFLDAYEYMRDRVASVPGHLGDQLCQSLENPSQWVITSEWATAPPYLAWVNSEEHLETVKPLQSCVRELRSMRYGVVRETGRARPDAGGLQTAVRVGDGVTRHALTFTVKPGSESKVTEILAGYAPPQARVDDSTRLRRTTLFIHGNRVVRTVEVEGDLMAALRHVSRQPEVRAVEEALNPHLEQHRDLSDPESARAFFARAAMPAVHHVARGGPDPDGLTRHALYYPARAGCGMALARLLSRQDETAAADPAGPVHRSTVFQREDIVVRLIDVRGDPETDPVRALGIHGPRKAAVLARLLDGDALGVAGVPTGEREATRLLAHAEMALITDRRAAQP encoded by the coding sequence ATGACCACTTCGCCCTATACATCCCAGTCGGCATTCGACGGTTCCAGGATGCGCGTCATCCTGCTCGTCGATCTCCACGAAGGCGCCCAGCAAGAGTTCCTCGACGCGTACGAGTACATGCGTGACCGAGTCGCGTCGGTTCCCGGTCACCTCGGTGACCAGTTGTGCCAGTCCCTGGAGAACCCGTCCCAGTGGGTCATCACGAGCGAATGGGCCACCGCCCCGCCGTACCTCGCCTGGGTGAACAGTGAAGAGCATCTCGAGACGGTCAAGCCCCTGCAGAGCTGCGTCCGTGAGCTGCGGTCGATGCGTTACGGCGTCGTCCGTGAGACCGGCCGCGCCCGCCCGGACGCCGGCGGACTCCAGACGGCCGTACGGGTGGGTGACGGTGTGACGCGTCACGCCCTGACCTTCACCGTCAAGCCCGGCTCCGAGTCCAAGGTCACGGAGATCCTCGCCGGCTACGCGCCGCCCCAGGCCCGCGTCGACGACTCCACGCGGCTGCGCCGCACCACCCTGTTCATCCACGGCAACCGGGTCGTGCGCACCGTCGAGGTCGAGGGCGACCTGATGGCGGCGCTGCGCCACGTCTCGCGCCAGCCCGAGGTGCGGGCTGTCGAGGAGGCCCTCAACCCGCATCTGGAGCAGCACCGGGACCTGTCCGACCCCGAGTCCGCGCGGGCCTTCTTCGCCCGCGCCGCCATGCCGGCCGTCCACCACGTGGCACGCGGCGGACCGGATCCGGACGGCCTCACGCGGCACGCCCTGTACTACCCGGCCCGGGCGGGCTGTGGCATGGCGCTGGCCCGGCTGCTCTCCCGGCAGGACGAGACCGCGGCCGCCGACCCGGCCGGCCCCGTGCACCGCAGCACCGTCTTCCAGCGCGAGGACATCGTCGTCCGCCTCATCGACGTACGCGGCGACCCCGAGACCGATCCGGTCAGGGCGCTCGGCATCCACGGCCCGCGCAAGGCCGCCGTGCTGGCCCGTCTGCTCGACGGTGACGCACTCGGCGTGGCGGGAGTGCCCACGGGCGAACGGGAGGCGACCCGCCTCCTGGCGCACGCCGAGATGGCGCTGATCACCGACCGCAGGGCCGCGCAGCCCTGA
- a CDS encoding cytochrome P450, whose translation MTQAFASEESEALSSEAAAAAASSCSREFRANPHPVYAALRESAPVCPLSPPHGVETYLITRYDDARAALADPRLSKDMYGAIDAYHRIFGDSSIALDDNMLFSDPPKHTRLRRIVGSTFTPKRVESLRVRVQEITDDLLDQCPTSGSVNLLPEFCFPLPLHVICELLGVPEDERKQAQEWSATVAQTGFGPEARKALEIAEGNLRDYLVELCARKRNEPDGGLLSALVTAQDQEGALTDHELVSTAWVLLFAGHKSTAYQIGNAVYHLLSRPDQKELALRDANAMNAAIEEIFRFETSVENSTFRHAKEDIVIRDMLIPKGALVQISITGANRDPEMFAEPNEMDVRRPNVQATHLAFGYGPHYCIGAPLARLEMQIGLTSLFARFPDMTLAGAPEDARWLTVPFPAFRGLAELPVLLDPS comes from the coding sequence ATGACGCAAGCGTTCGCATCCGAGGAATCCGAGGCCCTGTCGTCCGAAGCGGCCGCGGCCGCGGCCTCGTCCTGCAGCCGGGAGTTCCGGGCCAACCCGCATCCCGTGTACGCGGCGCTCCGGGAGTCGGCGCCCGTGTGCCCGCTGTCGCCGCCCCACGGCGTCGAGACGTACCTCATCACGCGGTACGACGACGCGCGTGCCGCCCTGGCCGACCCGCGGCTGAGCAAGGACATGTACGGCGCCATCGACGCCTACCACCGCATCTTCGGCGACTCGTCGATCGCGCTGGACGACAACATGCTCTTCTCGGACCCGCCGAAGCACACCAGGCTCAGGAGGATCGTCGGCAGCACTTTCACACCGAAGAGGGTGGAATCGCTGCGGGTGCGCGTGCAGGAGATCACCGATGATCTGCTGGACCAATGCCCGACATCGGGCTCGGTGAACCTGCTCCCGGAGTTCTGTTTCCCGCTTCCGCTGCACGTCATCTGTGAACTTCTGGGCGTTCCGGAAGACGAACGCAAACAGGCTCAGGAATGGTCCGCCACCGTCGCGCAGACCGGTTTCGGACCGGAGGCGAGAAAAGCGCTGGAAATCGCCGAGGGGAACCTGCGCGACTATCTCGTGGAGTTGTGCGCACGGAAGCGGAACGAGCCGGACGGAGGTCTGCTCAGCGCCCTCGTCACGGCCCAGGACCAGGAGGGCGCGCTCACCGACCACGAACTCGTCTCGACGGCGTGGGTGCTCCTCTTCGCGGGCCACAAGTCGACGGCGTACCAAATCGGCAACGCCGTCTACCACTTGCTCAGCCGGCCGGATCAGAAGGAACTGGCGCTCCGGGACGCGAACGCCATGAACGCGGCCATCGAGGAGATCTTCCGGTTCGAGACCTCCGTGGAGAACTCGACCTTCCGCCACGCGAAGGAAGACATCGTCATCCGGGACATGCTCATCCCCAAGGGCGCGCTCGTCCAGATCTCGATCACCGGGGCCAACCGGGACCCGGAGATGTTCGCCGAGCCCAACGAGATGGACGTCCGGCGGCCGAACGTCCAGGCGACGCATCTCGCGTTCGGGTACGGCCCGCACTACTGCATCGGCGCACCGCTGGCGCGGCTGGAGATGCAGATCGGCCTCACCTCGCTCTTCGCGCGATTCCCGGACATGACCCTGGCCGGGGCGCCGGAGGACGCGCGCTGGCTGACCGTGCCGTTCCCCGCGTTCCGCGGGCTCGCGGAACTCCCGGTCCTCCTCGACCCCTCATGA
- a CDS encoding amidohydrolase family protein: MTLAGRVDVHHHFTAPAWLDWAEERGVVNREKLPWWTRWDLETALEVMDKTGIGTSVMTVAMLGRLRERAERQESARVALRAAADVVESHPARFAFFTPVFLDDLELSSWSLAYGLDELGAIGVSTRTSMDGVVLGDESHDRLLQELNDRSAVISTHPMDVPAGKDGAAGLPGMPPFVCDFLMDTTRAAINLIRNGTLDRYPNLSFILPHGGGFLPYMATRLELFGGRITPAIEPGRVRDYLHRFYFDTAGPMSPSATPTLLTTVDPDRILFGTDWPPTPAHVIADSVAPALDSDPFLSAEQLEGINRENALRLMPALARR, from the coding sequence ATGACCCTTGCCGGACGCGTCGACGTCCATCACCACTTCACCGCCCCCGCCTGGCTGGACTGGGCGGAGGAACGAGGCGTGGTCAACCGCGAGAAGCTGCCCTGGTGGACACGCTGGGACCTGGAGACGGCACTGGAGGTCATGGACAAGACGGGCATCGGCACGTCCGTCATGACCGTCGCGATGCTCGGCCGGCTCCGTGAACGCGCGGAGCGCCAGGAGAGCGCACGCGTCGCCCTGCGGGCGGCGGCCGACGTCGTCGAGAGCCACCCCGCGCGCTTCGCCTTCTTCACCCCCGTGTTCCTCGACGACCTGGAACTCTCCTCGTGGAGCCTGGCGTACGGCCTCGACGAGCTCGGAGCCATCGGGGTGAGCACGCGCACGAGCATGGACGGCGTGGTGCTCGGGGACGAGTCGCACGACCGCCTCCTGCAGGAGCTGAACGACCGGTCCGCGGTCATCAGCACGCACCCCATGGACGTACCGGCCGGGAAGGACGGCGCTGCGGGGCTGCCGGGCATGCCGCCCTTCGTGTGCGACTTCCTCATGGACACCACGCGCGCGGCCATCAACCTCATCAGGAACGGCACCCTGGACCGCTATCCGAACCTCAGCTTCATCCTGCCGCACGGAGGAGGCTTCCTCCCCTACATGGCCACCCGGCTCGAACTCTTCGGCGGGCGCATCACCCCCGCCATCGAGCCCGGCCGGGTCCGTGACTACCTGCACCGGTTCTACTTCGACACGGCAGGCCCCATGTCCCCCTCGGCCACGCCCACCCTGCTGACGACGGTCGACCCCGACCGCATCCTCTTCGGCACGGACTGGCCGCCCACCCCCGCGCATGTCATCGCCGACAGCGTGGCGCCCGCTCTGGACAGCGACCCCTTCCTCTCGGCGGAGCAACTGGAGGGCATCAACCGGGAGAACGCCCTGCGGCTGATGCCGGCGCTCGCGCGTCGGTGA
- a CDS encoding FAD-dependent monooxygenase: protein MTCVWQSGLVNIVDVSGHEAESVPVLIVGGSLVGLSTSVFLGRLGIEHMLVERHAATSTHPRGRGNNVRTMEIYRTAGLESRIREAARVLAGNDGILQVDTLTGEQRRWIVGDISGGMDISRVSSSDWCLCSQNDLEPVLLSYATEQGADIRFHSEVLSFTQHGEGVQARIRHRETGETYTVNADFLVAADGPRSPVRNQLGIGQSGPGELFHNVSVTFRSRALRKHVGEKRFVVCYVTDPQGEGALLPVDNEERWVIHVPWYPDRGEGLEDFTDKRLAAHIRAAVGVADIDVEITGKAPWHASKRVADRYGEGRVFLAGDAVHEMPPTGAFGSNTGIQDAHNLAWKLASVLRGWAGPPLLDTYELERRPVALATGTRACVQAADEQHPGFSPAAGRNNDPADLMTVALCYRYASPAVVDAPAERPIVPDAFQLGGEPGSRAPHMWVMTGNGRISTLDLYERSFVLLAGSGGQKWRTAVEKASVNLGVPVEAYLVGTGPDHDLAPDPDADWAELHGTAEDGAVLVRPDGFVAWRADAAMPDADRVLTKVLQSVLCRD from the coding sequence ATGACGTGTGTGTGGCAGTCCGGCTTGGTAAACATCGTCGACGTGAGCGGACACGAAGCGGAATCTGTACCAGTTCTCATCGTCGGCGGATCCCTGGTGGGTCTTTCCACTTCGGTTTTCCTGGGGCGCCTTGGCATCGAGCACATGCTCGTGGAGCGCCATGCCGCCACATCGACTCATCCGCGTGGCCGCGGCAACAACGTACGCACCATGGAGATTTACCGGACCGCCGGCCTGGAATCCCGCATTCGGGAGGCGGCCCGCGTTCTCGCCGGAAACGACGGCATTCTCCAGGTGGACACCCTCACCGGGGAACAGCGCCGCTGGATCGTCGGGGACATCTCCGGAGGCATGGACATCTCCCGGGTCAGCTCCTCGGACTGGTGCCTGTGCAGTCAGAACGACCTCGAGCCGGTCCTGCTGAGCTACGCCACCGAGCAGGGGGCCGACATCCGCTTCCACTCGGAGGTGCTCTCCTTCACGCAGCACGGCGAGGGAGTGCAGGCCCGGATCAGGCACCGGGAGACCGGTGAGACCTACACGGTGAACGCCGACTTCCTGGTGGCCGCCGACGGCCCGAGAAGCCCCGTCCGCAACCAGTTGGGGATCGGCCAGTCCGGGCCGGGCGAGCTGTTCCACAACGTCAGCGTGACGTTCCGCAGCAGGGCGCTCAGGAAGCACGTCGGAGAGAAACGATTCGTCGTCTGCTACGTCACCGACCCCCAGGGCGAAGGTGCCTTGCTGCCGGTGGACAACGAGGAGCGATGGGTGATCCACGTGCCCTGGTATCCCGACCGGGGCGAGGGCCTGGAGGACTTCACCGACAAGCGGCTGGCGGCCCACATCCGCGCTGCCGTCGGGGTCGCGGACATCGACGTCGAGATCACGGGGAAGGCGCCCTGGCACGCGTCGAAGCGGGTCGCGGACAGGTACGGCGAGGGCCGGGTCTTCCTGGCCGGCGACGCGGTCCACGAGATGCCGCCCACCGGGGCGTTCGGCTCCAACACCGGCATCCAGGACGCCCACAACCTCGCCTGGAAGCTGGCCTCGGTGCTCCGCGGCTGGGCGGGCCCGCCGCTCCTCGACACCTACGAGCTCGAACGACGGCCCGTCGCCCTCGCGACCGGCACCCGGGCGTGCGTCCAGGCAGCCGACGAACAGCACCCGGGATTCAGTCCCGCCGCGGGACGCAACAACGACCCGGCGGACCTGATGACCGTCGCCCTGTGCTACCGCTATGCGTCCCCTGCCGTGGTGGACGCCCCTGCCGAGCGGCCGATCGTCCCCGATGCCTTCCAGCTGGGCGGCGAGCCGGGGAGCCGTGCGCCCCACATGTGGGTGATGACAGGGAACGGCAGGATCTCCACGCTCGACCTGTACGAGCGTTCCTTCGTGCTGCTCGCCGGGTCCGGAGGGCAGAAGTGGCGGACCGCGGTGGAGAAGGCCTCGGTGAACCTGGGCGTCCCGGTCGAGGCGTATCTCGTCGGCACGGGGCCCGACCACGACCTCGCCCCCGACCCGGACGCCGACTGGGCGGAGCTGCACGGCACGGCCGAGGACGGTGCCGTACTCGTACGCCCCGACGGTTTCGTCGCCTGGCGGGCGGACGCGGCGATGCCGGACGCCGATCGCGTGCTGACGAAGGTGCTGCAGTCCGTGCTCTGCCGCGACTGA
- a CDS encoding SRPBCC family protein, with protein sequence MPGHTENEITIAAPVDLVWDMTNDLDRWPQLFSEYASCEVLSREGDTVTFRLTMHPDENGKVWSWVSERVADREKLIVRARRVETGPFEYMNIVWEYEETPDGTRMHWTQDFAMKPDAPVDDAWMTDNINRNSPIQMALIRDRIEEISCTTP encoded by the coding sequence GTGCCTGGACACACCGAGAACGAGATCACCATCGCCGCACCCGTCGACCTCGTCTGGGACATGACGAACGACCTGGACAGATGGCCGCAGCTGTTCAGCGAGTACGCGTCCTGCGAGGTGCTGTCCCGCGAGGGCGACACGGTGACCTTCCGCCTGACCATGCACCCCGACGAGAACGGCAAGGTGTGGAGCTGGGTCTCGGAACGGGTCGCCGACCGCGAGAAGCTCATCGTCCGTGCCCGCAGGGTCGAGACCGGCCCGTTCGAGTACATGAACATCGTGTGGGAGTACGAGGAGACCCCCGACGGCACCCGGATGCACTGGACGCAGGACTTCGCCATGAAGCCCGACGCCCCGGTCGACGACGCCTGGATGACGGACAACATCAACCGCAACTCGCCCATCCAGATGGCCCTCATCCGCGACCGCATCGAGGAGATCTCATGCACCACGCCCTGA
- a CDS encoding ketosynthase chain-length factor yields MSDSGIRPRHTAVTGIGVVAPNGLHADTYWKSVKDGTSVLDRITRDGCEHLPLRIAGEVRGFDASALIEETFLVQTDKFTHFALAAADAALRDAGLSSSAADSPYSVGVVTAAGSGGGEFGQRELQKLWGQGSRFVGPYQSIAWFYAASTGQISIRSGFKGPCGVVASDEAGGLDAVAHAARAVERGTEVVVVGAAEAPLAPYSGVCQLGYPELSTVEDPARAYRPFTAAACGFVPAEGGAVLIVEDLERAQRRAATVRATVAGHSATFTGASRWEQSREGLAHAIRGALDEAGCAPEEIDVVFADALGVPEADRAEALALADALGPHGTKVPVTAPKTGIGRSYCGAPLLDIVAAVQSMEHGQIPPTPNVFDVCHDIDLVTATARPAELRTALVLSRGLMGSNAALVLRHGAPPAQR; encoded by the coding sequence ATGAGTGATAGTGGTATACGCCCCCGGCACACCGCCGTCACGGGGATCGGTGTGGTCGCGCCCAACGGCCTGCACGCGGACACCTACTGGAAGTCCGTCAAGGACGGCACGAGCGTCCTGGACCGAATAACCCGGGACGGCTGCGAGCACCTTCCGCTCCGTATCGCCGGCGAGGTCCGCGGATTCGACGCGTCGGCGCTCATCGAGGAGACCTTCCTCGTCCAGACCGACAAGTTCACCCACTTCGCCCTGGCCGCCGCCGACGCCGCCCTGCGGGACGCGGGGCTGAGCAGCAGCGCCGCCGACTCCCCGTACTCCGTCGGCGTGGTCACCGCGGCCGGCTCCGGCGGCGGCGAGTTCGGCCAGCGGGAACTGCAGAAGCTGTGGGGACAGGGATCCCGGTTCGTCGGGCCCTACCAGTCCATCGCCTGGTTCTACGCGGCCAGCACCGGCCAGATATCCATCCGCAGCGGCTTCAAGGGCCCCTGCGGGGTGGTGGCCAGCGACGAGGCGGGCGGCCTGGACGCCGTCGCGCACGCCGCCCGGGCCGTGGAGCGGGGCACGGAGGTGGTCGTGGTCGGGGCGGCCGAGGCCCCGCTCGCCCCCTACTCGGGGGTCTGCCAGCTCGGATACCCCGAGCTCAGCACCGTCGAGGACCCGGCGCGCGCCTACCGTCCCTTCACCGCGGCGGCCTGCGGATTCGTGCCCGCGGAGGGCGGTGCCGTGCTGATCGTGGAGGACCTGGAGCGGGCCCAGCGCCGTGCCGCGACCGTCCGGGCCACCGTGGCGGGGCACTCCGCCACCTTCACCGGCGCCTCGCGCTGGGAGCAGTCACGGGAGGGGCTCGCGCACGCCATCCGCGGCGCCCTCGACGAGGCCGGCTGCGCACCGGAGGAGATCGACGTGGTCTTCGCCGACGCGCTCGGCGTCCCCGAGGCGGACCGCGCCGAGGCCCTCGCCCTCGCCGACGCCCTCGGCCCGCACGGCACCAAGGTGCCCGTCACGGCCCCCAAGACCGGCATCGGGCGGTCGTACTGCGGGGCACCCCTGCTGGACATCGTGGCCGCGGTGCAGTCCATGGAGCACGGGCAGATACCGCCGACCCCGAACGTCTTCGACGTCTGCCACGACATCGACCTGGTGACCGCCACGGCGCGCCCGGCCGAGCTCCGCACGGCCCTGGTCCTCAGCCGGGGACTCATGGGCTCCAACGCGGCGCTCGTCCTGCGCCACGGCGCTCCGCCGGCACAGCGGTGA
- a CDS encoding DUF3817 domain-containing protein, with amino-acid sequence MKKSVLTRYRVMAYVTAVMLLVLCTCMVFKYGFDMGEDVTFAVSQVHGFLYIIYLVFAFDLGSKAKWSFGKLLWVLLSGTIPFAAFFVERKVTRQVEPLVSEPVPAVAKA; translated from the coding sequence ATGAAGAAGAGCGTCCTGACCCGCTACCGGGTGATGGCTTACGTCACCGCCGTCATGCTGCTCGTGCTGTGCACCTGCATGGTGTTCAAGTACGGCTTCGACATGGGCGAGGACGTCACCTTCGCCGTCTCCCAGGTCCACGGCTTCCTCTACATCATCTATCTGGTGTTCGCCTTCGACCTCGGCTCCAAGGCCAAGTGGTCGTTCGGCAAGCTGCTGTGGGTGCTGCTCTCCGGGACGATTCCCTTCGCCGCCTTCTTCGTCGAGCGCAAGGTCACCCGCCAGGTCGAACCCCTGGTCAGCGAGCCGGTCCCGGCTGTCGCCAAGGCCTGA
- a CDS encoding antibiotic biosynthesis monooxygenase, whose translation MTGGSSAPERVRVIRLLRVRAGMEADFVRSYKDVLARAARFPGHLGEQLCRSLDDPAQWLLTSEWDSLEAIQRWRTGPEHRTLVEPMNACLHEDRWTALFQVKETVAG comes from the coding sequence ATGACGGGCGGCTCCTCGGCCCCGGAGCGGGTGCGTGTCATCCGCCTGCTGCGGGTGCGTGCGGGGATGGAAGCGGACTTCGTGAGGTCCTACAAGGACGTACTCGCCAGGGCCGCGCGATTCCCCGGACATCTCGGTGAACAGCTCTGCCGTTCCCTGGACGATCCCGCTCAATGGCTGCTCACCAGCGAGTGGGACAGCCTCGAAGCCATCCAGCGGTGGCGCACCGGCCCCGAGCACAGGACCTTGGTCGAGCCGATGAACGCCTGTCTGCACGAGGATCGGTGGACGGCGCTCTTCCAGGTGAAGGAGACGGTGGCCGGCTGA
- a CDS encoding acyl carrier protein, whose amino-acid sequence MTTEITQLTVGELATLMKQAAGVTVDPHDLESRADSTFAEFGLDSLGLLGIVGELENRHGRVLPTDAERCKSPRAFLDLVNGALTTGA is encoded by the coding sequence ATGACCACCGAAATCACCCAACTGACCGTCGGGGAGCTGGCCACGCTGATGAAGCAGGCCGCCGGCGTGACCGTCGACCCGCACGACCTCGAAAGCCGGGCCGACTCCACCTTCGCCGAGTTCGGGCTGGACTCGCTCGGCCTCCTCGGCATCGTGGGCGAGCTGGAGAACCGGCACGGCCGGGTACTCCCCACCGACGCGGAGCGCTGCAAGAGCCCCCGCGCCTTCCTCGACCTCGTCAACGGCGCACTCACGACGGGAGCCTGA
- a CDS encoding MarR family winged helix-turn-helix transcriptional regulator, producing MPKPLSLPFDPIARADELWKQRWGNVPSMAAITSIMRAQQILLGEVDAVVKPYGLTFARYEALVLLNFSKAGELPMSKIGERLMVHPTSVTNTVDRLVKSGLVDKRPNPNDGRGTLASITDKGREVVEAATRDLMAMDFGLGVYDAEECAEIFAMLRPLRVAAHDFDEG from the coding sequence GTGCCGAAGCCGCTCAGTCTTCCCTTCGATCCCATCGCCCGCGCCGACGAACTATGGAAGCAGCGCTGGGGCAACGTGCCGTCCATGGCCGCCATCACCTCGATCATGCGCGCGCAGCAGATCCTGCTCGGCGAGGTCGACGCGGTGGTCAAGCCGTACGGACTGACGTTCGCACGGTACGAGGCGCTGGTGCTGCTCAACTTCTCCAAGGCCGGCGAGCTGCCGATGTCCAAGATCGGCGAGCGGCTGATGGTGCATCCCACGTCCGTGACGAACACCGTCGACCGGCTGGTCAAGTCGGGCCTGGTCGACAAGCGGCCCAACCCCAACGACGGGCGCGGCACGCTCGCCTCCATCACCGACAAGGGCCGCGAGGTCGTCGAGGCGGCCACCCGCGACCTGATGGCCATGGACTTCGGACTCGGGGTGTACGACGCCGAGGAGTGCGCGGAGATCTTCGCGATGCTGCGCCCGCTGCGGGTGGCGGCGCACGACTTCGACGAGGGCTGA
- a CDS encoding cupin domain-containing protein — MEKMRPRVVDVNEIEPNRKRGGDLRTLLTPVTVGATSGFMGLAIMRPGERISEHYHPYSEEFVYVVEGRLEVDLDGETFSLRADQGLMIPIDMRHRFRNVGDEEARMVFHLSPLAPKPSLGHVDTEAPEISDDLKPYPLVQEESGRPDRRGVLS; from the coding sequence ATGGAGAAGATGCGCCCGCGCGTCGTGGACGTGAACGAGATCGAGCCCAACCGCAAGCGTGGTGGCGACCTGCGCACCCTGCTCACCCCTGTCACGGTGGGTGCCACGAGCGGGTTCATGGGCCTCGCCATCATGCGGCCCGGCGAACGCATCAGCGAGCACTACCACCCGTACTCCGAGGAGTTCGTGTACGTCGTCGAGGGCCGGCTGGAGGTCGACCTGGACGGAGAAACGTTTTCCCTCCGCGCCGACCAGGGCCTCATGATCCCCATCGACATGCGGCACCGCTTCCGCAACGTCGGTGACGAGGAAGCCCGGATGGTCTTCCATCTGAGCCCGCTGGCCCCGAAGCCGAGCCTCGGTCACGTCGACACGGAGGCCCCGGAGATCAGCGACGACCTCAAGCCGTACCCGCTCGTCCAGGAGGAGAGCGGGCGGCCCGACCGACGCGGGGTCCTCTCATGA
- a CDS encoding TcmI family type II polyketide cyclase, protein MHHALIVARMAPQSAPDIADVFAASDRGELPHLVGVTQRALFQFGDVYMHFIEAEQDPGPAIAKVAGHPEFVDISRRLEAFVSPYDPQTWRSPKDAMARRFYHWQRD, encoded by the coding sequence ATGCACCACGCCCTGATCGTCGCCAGGATGGCCCCGCAGTCGGCACCGGACATCGCCGACGTCTTCGCGGCCTCCGACCGCGGCGAACTCCCGCACCTCGTCGGCGTGACCCAGCGCGCCCTGTTCCAGTTCGGCGATGTGTACATGCACTTCATCGAGGCCGAGCAGGACCCGGGTCCCGCCATCGCGAAGGTGGCCGGGCACCCCGAGTTCGTCGACATCAGCAGGAGGCTCGAAGCGTTCGTCAGCCCGTACGACCCGCAGACCTGGCGGAGTCCGAAGGACGCGATGGCGCGGCGCTTCTACCACTGGCAGCGGGACTGA
- a CDS encoding beta-ketoacyl synthase: protein MTRRVAVTGIGVVAPGGIGVPAFWDLLSGGRTATRGITLFDPEGLRSRIAAECDFDPLAHGLEPELVERADRYIQFAVVAATEAVTDSGVDFGAEDPWRVAVSLGSAVGGTTRLEHDYVLVSEGGQRWDVDHRAANPYLHRAFSPSTLASDVAERFGAQGPVQTVSTGCTSGLDAVGYAFHTIEEGRADICITGASDSPISPITMACFDAIKATSPNNDDPAHASKPFDAHRDGFVMGEGAAVLVLEELEHARARGAHVYCEIGGYATFGNAYHMTGLTSEGLEMARAIDAALDHARVDPTDIDYVNAHGSGTRQNDRHETAAVKKSLGSHAYDTPMSSIKSMVGHSLGAIGAIEVVACVLALARQVVPPTANYETPDPECDLDYVPRTARPRRLDNVLSVGSGFGGFQSAVLLTGPGGRTK from the coding sequence ATGACCCGGCGGGTGGCGGTCACCGGCATAGGCGTGGTCGCTCCGGGAGGCATAGGGGTGCCCGCGTTCTGGGACCTCCTCTCGGGCGGCCGTACCGCGACACGAGGCATCACCCTGTTCGACCCCGAGGGGCTGCGGTCCCGGATAGCCGCCGAGTGCGACTTCGACCCGCTCGCCCACGGGCTCGAACCCGAGCTGGTCGAACGCGCCGACCGCTACATACAGTTCGCCGTCGTCGCCGCGACGGAGGCCGTGACCGACAGCGGAGTCGACTTCGGCGCGGAGGACCCCTGGCGCGTGGCCGTGTCCCTGGGCAGCGCGGTGGGCGGCACGACCCGGCTGGAGCACGACTACGTCCTGGTCAGCGAAGGCGGGCAGCGCTGGGACGTCGACCACCGCGCCGCGAACCCTTACCTGCACCGGGCCTTCTCGCCCAGCACGCTGGCGTCGGACGTCGCGGAACGGTTCGGCGCCCAGGGGCCGGTGCAGACCGTGTCCACCGGCTGCACCTCCGGGCTCGACGCGGTGGGCTACGCCTTCCACACCATCGAGGAGGGCCGCGCCGACATCTGCATCACCGGGGCGTCGGACTCGCCGATCTCCCCGATCACCATGGCCTGTTTCGACGCCATCAAGGCCACCTCGCCCAACAACGACGACCCGGCGCACGCGTCCAAGCCCTTCGACGCCCACCGCGACGGATTCGTCATGGGCGAGGGCGCCGCCGTCCTCGTACTGGAGGAACTGGAACACGCCCGCGCGCGCGGCGCGCACGTGTACTGCGAGATAGGCGGCTACGCCACCTTCGGCAACGCCTACCACATGACCGGGCTGACCAGCGAAGGACTGGAGATGGCCCGGGCCATCGACGCCGCGCTCGACCACGCGCGCGTGGACCCCACGGACATCGACTACGTCAACGCACACGGCTCCGGCACCCGCCAGAACGACCGTCACGAGACCGCCGCGGTCAAGAAGTCCCTCGGCTCCCACGCCTACGACACGCCCATGAGCTCGATCAAGTCCATGGTGGGCCACTCGCTCGGGGCGATCGGCGCGATCGAGGTCGTCGCCTGTGTGCTCGCCCTGGCCCGGCAGGTGGTGCCGCCCACGGCGAACTACGAGACCCCGGACCCCGAGTGCGACCTGGACTACGTACCGCGCACCGCACGCCCGCGAAGGCTCGACAACGTGCTCTCCGTGGGCAGCGGCTTCGGCGGTTTCCAGTCCGCGGTGCTCCTGACGGGGCCGGGTGGGAGGACGAAATGA